Proteins encoded by one window of Octopus bimaculoides isolate UCB-OBI-ISO-001 chromosome 4, ASM119413v2, whole genome shotgun sequence:
- the LOC106883712 gene encoding core-binding factor subunit beta isoform X1, whose amino-acid sequence MRPFVGNTLSRELAHSFLTKMPKVVPDQRDKFEHDDLFRKLSHESEIKYTGFRDKPEEERQLRFQTECREGHADIAFVSTGTTFSLSFAAKSWSDKPEDRIATTEFVNFERESGKVHLKSQFIMNGVCVIWRGWIDLHRLDGIGCLEFDTERAEVEDAILREQTDQYNRRIRGFEERQRQFREQEVRRTEAEVHSHSSDASPSETSGSE is encoded by the exons ATGCGACCATTTGTAGGAAACACGTTGTCTCGTGAACTAGCGCACAGTTTCCTTACAAAGATGCCAAAAGTTGTTCCTGATCAAAGAGATAAATTCGAACACGATGATTTGTTTCGGAAACTTAGTCACGAAAGCGAG ataaaatATACAGGATTCCGTGATAAACCTGAAGAAGAACGACAGCTTCGATTTCAAACAGAATGTCGTGAAGGACATGCTGATATA GCTTTCGTGTCAACAGGAACTACCTTTTCACTAAGCTTTGCTGCCAAATCATGGTCAGATAAACCAGAAGACAGAATAGCAACAACAGAATTTGTTAACTTCGAAAGGGAATCTGGAAAG gTTCATTTAAAATCTCAATTTATAATGAATGGAGTTTGTGTTATTTGGCGTGGTTGGATAGATTTGCATCGTTTGGATGGAATTGGTTGTCTAGAATTTGATACTGAAAGAGCTGAG GTTGAAGATGCTATATTAAGAGAACAGACCGATCAATATAACAGAAGAATACGTGGTTttgaagaaagacagagacaatTTAGAGAACAAGAAGTAAGAAGAACAGAAGCTGAG